A genomic region of Papaver somniferum cultivar HN1 chromosome 7, ASM357369v1, whole genome shotgun sequence contains the following coding sequences:
- the LOC113294106 gene encoding uncharacterized protein LOC113294106, which translates to MSSVAAFIETIGDPANFGDEEDTRSWIGGTNGDFSVSSCYEMIDVQLQQQGQAQERQRKIPSKYVWNSAIPPKVSFLVWAAAMNGLPTVDRLLRRGMAITNINCCLCHQEPETISHIFIHCVFAKKLWEHFLNLLESRWRPPDSCMELLISWQLKLNIEPIEFLKFCLPFALWQQIWKERNERIFRNKEKSVERIILQVKASLFSWASVHISFKHFKFADFIHDWRAFKR; encoded by the coding sequence atgagTAGTGTTGCTGCCTTCATTGAAACAATTGGGGATCCTGCGAATTTTGGGGATGAAGAGGACACGAGGTCATGGATTGGAGGGACTAATGGGGACTTCTCAGTTTCTTCATGCTATGAAATGATTGACGTACAACTACAACAACAAGGACAAGCTCAAGAgagacaaagaaaaattccgTCAAAGTATGTATGGAATTCAGCCATCCCACCAAAAGTGTCATTCCTAGTTTGGGCTGCAGCAATGAATGGTTTACCAACTGTTGATCGTCTTCTTCGAAGAGGTATGGCAATTACAAACATCAATTGTTGTCTGTGTCACCAAGAACCCGAAACAATTTCACACATATTTATCCATTGTGTATTTGCAAAGAAATTGTGGGAGCATTTCCTAAACCTATTGGAGTCAAGATGGCGACCGCCGGATTCATGTATGGAGCTTCTTATCTCATGGCAGTTGAAACTCAACATTGAACCTATTGAATTCCTAAAATTTTGCCTGCCTTTTGCTTTATGGCAACAAATTTGGAAAGAAAGGAACGAAAGAATCTTCCgtaacaaagaaaaatcagtggagCGGATTATCCTTCAGGTGAAAGCTTCTCTATTCAGTTGGGCAAGTGTTCATATTTCCTTTAAGCATTTCAAGTTTGCAGATTTCATCCATGATTGGCGGGCTTTTAAACGATAA